The Syngnathus typhle isolate RoL2023-S1 ecotype Sweden linkage group LG3, RoL_Styp_1.0, whole genome shotgun sequence genome window below encodes:
- the LOC133151844 gene encoding E3 ubiquitin-protein ligase TRIM35-like: protein MHCSSPESALVACKVRPTKTMTNRVEEHLQCPSCSDIHEDPVMLPCSHSFCRACVQQWWEQKEERTCPLCRKRCNLMDLRPNLYEAFSQASVESEYICSLQKEKLKLFCLDHQELVCPICRDAEIHTGHEFSLLEEIVTGNKEKVQEILQDAKKRLEEYNEIMDECNEQGTYIKVQRQQVERKIKKDFEELCHLLQVEKEARLSVEREEEQEKSCRMKKKIEALSKERDALSDAIRSTEEQVTSDPVSFIKNFQTAMTRIQKLPEKPELFPGTLLDKAKHVGNLKFAVWERMKEMVFYSPVILDPNTAGPRLTLSEDLTSVSCQEGQQRPNNPERLTWYCVLGSVLGFGTHTWDVEVGHNRDWRVGVMWGDPCVPYRKECSIEILDGTYRKFGAQSESFFSSVKPQRIRVQLKMNERSVSFSESSKNTQLWKSYPSNWLCLSDNIHIFPFFRTVDKIPLQIIPLDPRVTTQ from the coding sequence ATGCACTGTAGCTCGCCTGAGAGTGCGTTGGTTGCTTGTAAAGTGAGACCCACAAAGACCATGACTAACCGAGTTGAGGAACATCTCCAATGTCCATCCTGTTCGGACATCCATGAAGATCCCGTCATGCTGCCGTGTAGTCACAGCTTCtgtcgtgcgtgtgtgcagcaGTGGTGGGAGCAGAAAGAAGAGCGAACGTGTCCACTCTGTAGAAAAAGGTGTAATTTGATGGATCTACGTCCAAATTTGTATGAGGCCTTTTCACAAGCTTCAGTGGAGTCCGAGTACATTTGCAGCTTACAAAAGGAGAAACTGAAACTTTTCTGTTTGGACCACCAAGAGCTTGTGTGCCCCATCTGCAGAGATGCTGAAATTCATACTGGCCATGAGTTCAGTCTCCTTGAAGAAATTGTCACAGGTAACAAAGAGAAAGTCCAGGAAATCCTGCAGGATGCAAAGAAAAGACTGGAAGAATACAATGAGATAATGGATGAGTGTAATGAACAGGGGACATACATCAAGGTCCAGAGGCAGCAGGTGGAACGCAAGATTAAGAAGGATTTTGAGGAGCTTTGTCACCTACTGCAGGTGGAGAAGGAGGCCAGGTTGTCTGTTGAGAGGGAGGAAGAGCAGGAGAAGAGTTgcaggatgaagaagaagatTGAGGCTCTCAGCAAAGAAAGAGACGCTCTCTCAGATGCCATCAGAAGCACAGAGGAGCAGGTGACATCTGACCCTGTTTCCTTCATAAAGAACTTCCAGACTGCAATGACCAGAATTCAGAAGCTCCCCGAGAAGCCCGAGCTGTTCCCAGGAACTCTTCTGGACAAAGCCAAACATGTGGGCAACCTCAAGTTCGCAGTGTGGGAACGAATGAAAGAGATGGTCTTCTACAGTCCTGTCATTTTGGACCCAAACACTGCCGGGCCAAGACTCACTCTGTCTGAAGATCTGACCAGTGTGAGTTGTCAAGAAGGACAGCAACGTCCAAACAATCCAGAGCGGTTGACCTGGTATTGTGTGCTCGGTTCTGTTTTGGGCTTTGGAACACACACCTGGGATGTGGAGGTGGGGCACAACAGAGACTGGAGAGTGGGGGTGATGTGGGGGGACCCTTGTGTGCCTTACAGGAAAGAATGCAGCATTGAAATTCTTGATGGTACCTACAGGAAGTTTGGTGCCCAATCTGAATCCTTCTTTTCGTCAGTGAAGCCGCAGAGGATCCGAgttcaattaaaaatgaatgaaagatCAGTTTCATTCTCTGAATCCAGTAAAAACACTCAATTGTGGAAATCATATCCTTCCAATTGGCTATGTTTGTCCGACAACATAcacatttttcctttctttaGGACAGTTGATAAAATTCCTCTGCAAATAATTCCACTTGACCCTCGGGTTACGACTCAGTAA